One region of Priestia megaterium genomic DNA includes:
- the lpdA gene encoding dihydrolipoyl dehydrogenase, whose translation MVVGDFPIETDTLVIGAGPGGYVAAIRAAQLGQKVTIVEKGNLGGVCLNVGCIPSKALIAAGHRFEHAKHSEDMGIIAENVTVDFSKVQEFKNGVVNKLTGGVEGLLKGNKVDIVKGEAYFVDSETVRVMDENSAQTYKFKNAILATGSRPIEIPGFKFSERVINSTGALALKEVPKKLVVIGGGYIGTELGTAFANFGTEVTFVEAADEILAGFEKQMSSLVKRNLKKKGNVEIYTKAMAKGVEETADGVQVTFEVGGESKVIDADYVLVTVGRRPNTDELGLEQVGVKMTDRGLIEIDNQTRTSVSNIFAIGDIVTGPPLAHKASYEGKIAAEVIAGEPAEIDYLGIPAVVFSEPELASVGYTEAQAKEEGLAVKASKFPFAANGRALALNAAEGFLKLITRKEDGVVVGAQIAGPSASDMIAELGLAIEAGVTAEDIALTIHAHPTLGEITMEAAEVAIGSPIHIVK comes from the coding sequence ATGGTAGTAGGAGATTTCCCAATCGAAACTGATACTCTTGTCATTGGTGCTGGCCCTGGTGGCTACGTTGCAGCAATTCGTGCAGCTCAATTAGGTCAAAAAGTTACAATCGTAGAAAAAGGTAATCTTGGAGGCGTATGCTTAAACGTTGGTTGTATTCCTTCAAAAGCATTAATCGCTGCAGGTCACCGTTTTGAACATGCTAAACATTCTGAAGACATGGGGATTATCGCTGAGAACGTAACAGTTGATTTCTCTAAAGTTCAAGAATTCAAAAACGGCGTTGTAAACAAACTTACTGGCGGTGTTGAAGGCCTTCTTAAAGGTAACAAAGTTGACATCGTAAAAGGTGAAGCTTACTTCGTTGACAGCGAAACTGTACGTGTAATGGATGAAAATTCAGCACAAACGTACAAATTCAAAAATGCAATCCTTGCAACTGGTTCTCGTCCAATCGAGATCCCTGGATTCAAATTCTCTGAGCGCGTAATCAACTCTACAGGTGCATTAGCGCTTAAAGAAGTTCCTAAAAAATTAGTTGTAATCGGCGGAGGTTACATCGGTACTGAGCTTGGTACTGCTTTTGCTAACTTCGGTACAGAAGTTACATTTGTAGAAGCTGCTGATGAAATTCTAGCTGGTTTTGAAAAACAAATGAGCTCTCTTGTTAAACGTAACCTTAAGAAAAAAGGAAACGTTGAAATCTATACAAAAGCAATGGCTAAAGGTGTTGAAGAAACTGCTGATGGCGTACAAGTTACGTTTGAAGTAGGCGGAGAGTCAAAAGTAATCGATGCTGACTACGTATTAGTTACTGTAGGTCGCCGTCCTAACACTGATGAGCTTGGTCTTGAGCAAGTTGGCGTTAAAATGACTGACCGTGGTCTTATCGAAATCGATAACCAAACTCGTACATCTGTAAGCAACATCTTTGCAATTGGTGATATCGTAACTGGACCACCACTTGCACACAAAGCTTCTTACGAAGGTAAAATCGCAGCTGAAGTAATCGCTGGCGAACCTGCTGAAATTGACTATTTAGGAATTCCAGCAGTTGTATTCTCTGAGCCTGAGCTTGCATCTGTAGGTTATACTGAAGCACAAGCGAAAGAAGAAGGATTAGCTGTTAAAGCTTCTAAATTCCCATTCGCTGCTAACGGACGTGCGCTTGCACTTAACGCTGCAGAAGGCTTCTTGAAGCTTATCACTCGTAAAGAAGACGGAGTAGTTGTTGGTGCTCAAATCGCTGGACCTAGCGCATCTGACATGATCGCTGAGCTTGGTCTTGCTATCGAAGCTGGCGTAACAGCTGAAGATATCGCATTAACAATTCACGCTCACCCAACATTAGGTGAAATCACAATGGAAGCTGCTGAAGTAGCTATTGGAAGCCCAATTCACATTGTAAAATAA